In Rutidosis leptorrhynchoides isolate AG116_Rl617_1_P2 chromosome 2, CSIRO_AGI_Rlap_v1, whole genome shotgun sequence, one genomic interval encodes:
- the LOC139891845 gene encoding aspartic proteinase 36-like isoform X1: MFHRLTLFFISSILVVRNSNYASNLKHDSNPNILRPPHVGISNRHTMFLPLFPSPPNSSVDSISRRHLTDSRRPNARMALHDDLLLNGYYTTRLWIGSPPQRFALIVDTGSTVTYVPCSTCEQCGKHQDPKFDPESSSTYNAVKCNIDCTCDSDKGQCIYERQYAEMSSSSGVLGEDIISFGNQSDLPPQRAVFGCENRETGDLYSQHADGIMGLGRGDLSIVDQLVDGGVISDSFSLCYGGMDVGGGAMVLGGISPPAEMVFSHSDPVRSPYYNIELKELHVAGKRLPLSSSVFDGKHGTVLDSGTTYAYLPEAAFVAFKHAIMKELSGVHQINGPDPSYNDICFSGAGSDVSQLMKTFPSVEMVFGKGQKLALSPENYLFRHSRVSGAYCLGIFQNGKDPTTLLGGIIVRNTFVMYDREHEKIGFWKTNCSDIWERLHVSGAPPPKVSSPPDGSNSIADISPSLLPMAPPQYIPPSNFGETEVGSITFYMSVTLNDTNVKSQITELTRLIAQELNVNSSQVHLLNYTSKGNDYVTRWSITPQKSSEYMSNSTALKIVSQIAAGGIHLPKSYGNYRLSNWNIQPPPKRRWWQKNYMVAVVVSFAALIVVLSGVGTWWFWRRMQQSSLQYKPVDSVVPEQELQPL, from the exons ATGTTTCATCGACTCACCCTCTTCTTTATCTCATCAATTTTAGTTGTACGTAATTCTAATTATGCTTCTAATCTCAAACATGATTCGAACCCTAACATTCTCCGGCCACCACACGTCGGAATCAGTAATCGCCACACTATGTTTCTACCGCTTTTTCCGTCGCCACCTAATTCCTCCGTCGATTCGATTTCCCGGCGTCATTTAACCGATTCTCGTCGTCCAAATGCTCGTATGGCTTTACATGATGATCTCCTTTTGAACGG gTATTATACTACGAGACTATGGATCGGATCGCCACCGCAGCGATTTGCTTTAATTGTTGACACAGGGAGTACTGTTACTTATGTTCCATGTTCTACCTGTGAACAATGCGGCAAACATCAG GACCCGAAGTTTGACCCAGAATCATCCAGCACCTACAATGCTGTTAAATGCAATATCGATTGTACTTGTGATAGTGACAAGGGGCAATGCATCTATGAAAGACAATATGCTGAAATGAGTTCAAGCAGTGGTGTCCTTGGTGAGGACATTATATCGTTTGGCAACCAAAGTGATCTTCCACCTCAGCGTGCTGTTTTTGGCTGCGAAAATAGGGAAACCGGTGATCTTTACAGTCAGCATGCTGATGGCATAATGGGTTTGGGTCGTGGTGATTTGAGTATTGTTGATCAACTTGTTGATGGAGGTGTAATTAGCGACTCTTTTTCTTTGTGTTATGGTGGTATGGATGTTGGTGGTGGTGCGATGGTCCTTGGTGGAATTTCTCCGCCTGCAGAGATGGTGTTTTCGCATTCGGACCCCGTACGCAG CCCATATTACAATATTGAGTTGAAGGAGTTACATGTTGCTGGGAAGCGGTTGCCGTTAAGTTCAAGTGTCTTCGACGGGAAACATGGAACGGTTTTGGACAGTGGTACAACATATGCTTACCTGCCTGAAGCAGCTTTTGTGGCTTTTAAACACGCT ATCATGAAAGAACTCAGCGGTGTTCATCAGATCAACGGTCCTGATCCAAGTTATAATGACATTTGTTTCTCAGGTGCTGGAAG TGATGTTTCACAACTCATGAAAACCTTCCCATCTGTTGAAATGGTTTTCGGGAAGGGGCAGAAGTTGGCACTCTCCCCAGAAAACTACTTGTTCAGA CACTCAAGGGTTAGTGGAGCATACTGCCTTGGTATTTTTCAGAACGGAAAGGATCCAACTACTCTTTTAGGAG GTATCATTGTGCGCAATACATTTGTTATGTATGACCGTGAACATGAAAAGATTGGATTTTGGAAAACAAACTGTTCTGACATATGGGAAAGGCTTCATGTTTCTGGTGCACCGCCTCCTAAAGTCTCTTCTCCACCAGATGGATCGAATTCCATTGCTGATATCTCTCCGTCTTTGCTTCCAATGGCACCGCCACAATATATTCCTCCAAGTAACTTCG GAGAAACAGAAGTCGGAAGTATTACATTTTACATGTCGGTGACCCTTAATGACACTAATGTGAAGTCCCAAATCACCGAGCTTACTCGCCTAATTGCCCAGGAGTTAAATGTTAACAGTTCACAG GTTCACTTATTGAATTACACATCTAAAGGAAATGATTACGTGACAAGATGGTCCATTACTCCACAAAAATCCTCTGAATATATGTCTAACTCAACTGCGTTG AAAATTGTTTCTCAGATAGCTGCTGGTGGGATACACCTTCCGAAGTCCTATGGAAATTATCGACTCTCGAATTGGAATATTCAACCCCCACCAAAAAG AAGGTGGTGGCAGAAAAATTACATGGTTGCAGTGGTTGTGTCGTTTGCAGCTTTAATAGTTGTTTTATCAGGTGTGGGAACATGGTGGTTTTGGAGACGGATGCAACAATCTAGTTTGCAGTATAAACCAGTTGACTCAGTTGTGCCTGAGCAAGAACTTCAGCCGCTGTGA
- the LOC139891846 gene encoding uncharacterized protein, protein MDFRVCAATGDLWLMMGGSESGGGGGGGRGRMLGGVFSHESEHDLAAMVIDVLENGSSYGGDSRCVVTTVQVFSGLAQLADKISETSNWTVGPLSRDSFSMIGSAVGGVSNAFYGLNLAPPGDSFLISMCRIGMLVSLMWCNYSTRSTCILVLSRISLFPIITCTSTSTSGWRH, encoded by the exons ATGGATTTTAGAGTCTGCGCAGCAACTGGGGACCTCTGGTTAATGATGGGCGGTAGTGagtccggtggtggtggtggtggtggtcgtggtcggaTGTTGGGTGGTGTATTTAGTCATGAAAGTGAACATGATTTAGCAGcaatggttattgatgttttggaaaATGGAAGTAGTTATGGTGGTGATTCAAGGTGTGTAGTGACAACGGTTCAAGTTTTTTCTGGACTTGCTCAGCTTGCCGACAAGATTTCG GAAACCAGTAATTGGACCGTTGGACCCCTTAGTAGAGATAGCTTTTCTATG ATTGGGTCTGCTGTTGGTGGTGTGTCAAACGCATTTTATGGACTCAATCTAG CCCCCCCTGGTGATAGTTTTCTCATCAGCATGTGCAGGATTGGCATGTTAGTCTCTCTTAT GTGGTGCAATTACAGCACTCGCTCAACTTGTATCTTAGTCTTATCACGCATCAGTCTCTTCCCCATCATTACCTGCACCTCCACCTCCACCTCGGGATGGCGACATTAA
- the LOC139891845 gene encoding aspartic proteinase 36-like isoform X2 produces MFHRLTLFFISSILVVRNSNYASNLKHDSNPNILRPPHVGISNRHTMFLPLFPSPPNSSVDSISRRHLTDSRRPNARMALHDDLLLNGYYTTRLWIGSPPQRFALIVDTGSTVTYVPCSTCEQCGKHQDPKFDPESSSTYNAVKCNIDCTCDSDKGQCIYERQYAEMSSSSGVLGEDIISFGNQSDLPPQRAVFGCENRETGDLYSQHADGIMGLGRGDLSIVDQLVDGGVISDSFSLCYGGMDVGGGAMVLGGISPPAEMVFSHSDPVRSPYYNIELKELHVAGKRLPLSSSVFDGKHGTVLDSGTTYAYLPEAAFVAFKHAIMKELSGVHQINGPDPSYNDICFSGAGSDVSQLMKTFPSVEMVFGKGQKLALSPENYLFRHSRVSGAYCLGIFQNGKDPTTLLGGIIVRNTFVMYDREHEKIGFWKTNCSDIWERLHVSGAPPPKVSSPPDGSNSIADISPSLLPMAPPQYIPPRETEVGSITFYMSVTLNDTNVKSQITELTRLIAQELNVNSSQVHLLNYTSKGNDYVTRWSITPQKSSEYMSNSTALKIVSQIAAGGIHLPKSYGNYRLSNWNIQPPPKRRWWQKNYMVAVVVSFAALIVVLSGVGTWWFWRRMQQSSLQYKPVDSVVPEQELQPL; encoded by the exons ATGTTTCATCGACTCACCCTCTTCTTTATCTCATCAATTTTAGTTGTACGTAATTCTAATTATGCTTCTAATCTCAAACATGATTCGAACCCTAACATTCTCCGGCCACCACACGTCGGAATCAGTAATCGCCACACTATGTTTCTACCGCTTTTTCCGTCGCCACCTAATTCCTCCGTCGATTCGATTTCCCGGCGTCATTTAACCGATTCTCGTCGTCCAAATGCTCGTATGGCTTTACATGATGATCTCCTTTTGAACGG gTATTATACTACGAGACTATGGATCGGATCGCCACCGCAGCGATTTGCTTTAATTGTTGACACAGGGAGTACTGTTACTTATGTTCCATGTTCTACCTGTGAACAATGCGGCAAACATCAG GACCCGAAGTTTGACCCAGAATCATCCAGCACCTACAATGCTGTTAAATGCAATATCGATTGTACTTGTGATAGTGACAAGGGGCAATGCATCTATGAAAGACAATATGCTGAAATGAGTTCAAGCAGTGGTGTCCTTGGTGAGGACATTATATCGTTTGGCAACCAAAGTGATCTTCCACCTCAGCGTGCTGTTTTTGGCTGCGAAAATAGGGAAACCGGTGATCTTTACAGTCAGCATGCTGATGGCATAATGGGTTTGGGTCGTGGTGATTTGAGTATTGTTGATCAACTTGTTGATGGAGGTGTAATTAGCGACTCTTTTTCTTTGTGTTATGGTGGTATGGATGTTGGTGGTGGTGCGATGGTCCTTGGTGGAATTTCTCCGCCTGCAGAGATGGTGTTTTCGCATTCGGACCCCGTACGCAG CCCATATTACAATATTGAGTTGAAGGAGTTACATGTTGCTGGGAAGCGGTTGCCGTTAAGTTCAAGTGTCTTCGACGGGAAACATGGAACGGTTTTGGACAGTGGTACAACATATGCTTACCTGCCTGAAGCAGCTTTTGTGGCTTTTAAACACGCT ATCATGAAAGAACTCAGCGGTGTTCATCAGATCAACGGTCCTGATCCAAGTTATAATGACATTTGTTTCTCAGGTGCTGGAAG TGATGTTTCACAACTCATGAAAACCTTCCCATCTGTTGAAATGGTTTTCGGGAAGGGGCAGAAGTTGGCACTCTCCCCAGAAAACTACTTGTTCAGA CACTCAAGGGTTAGTGGAGCATACTGCCTTGGTATTTTTCAGAACGGAAAGGATCCAACTACTCTTTTAGGAG GTATCATTGTGCGCAATACATTTGTTATGTATGACCGTGAACATGAAAAGATTGGATTTTGGAAAACAAACTGTTCTGACATATGGGAAAGGCTTCATGTTTCTGGTGCACCGCCTCCTAAAGTCTCTTCTCCACCAGATGGATCGAATTCCATTGCTGATATCTCTCCGTCTTTGCTTCCAATGGCACCGCCACAATATATTCCTCCAA GAGAAACAGAAGTCGGAAGTATTACATTTTACATGTCGGTGACCCTTAATGACACTAATGTGAAGTCCCAAATCACCGAGCTTACTCGCCTAATTGCCCAGGAGTTAAATGTTAACAGTTCACAG GTTCACTTATTGAATTACACATCTAAAGGAAATGATTACGTGACAAGATGGTCCATTACTCCACAAAAATCCTCTGAATATATGTCTAACTCAACTGCGTTG AAAATTGTTTCTCAGATAGCTGCTGGTGGGATACACCTTCCGAAGTCCTATGGAAATTATCGACTCTCGAATTGGAATATTCAACCCCCACCAAAAAG AAGGTGGTGGCAGAAAAATTACATGGTTGCAGTGGTTGTGTCGTTTGCAGCTTTAATAGTTGTTTTATCAGGTGTGGGAACATGGTGGTTTTGGAGACGGATGCAACAATCTAGTTTGCAGTATAAACCAGTTGACTCAGTTGTGCCTGAGCAAGAACTTCAGCCGCTGTGA